One Bacteriovorax sp. PP10 DNA window includes the following coding sequences:
- a CDS encoding L,D-transpeptidase, producing MKNLFILVLATFQLNAFAAFQENLLDDLDPRSPDIEERLQEFDEAYFKMTGKSPFVESTEKGDCYRNACPIWARVNLAEQFMYIYIDGELKYLWLTSTGKPGYRTPYLDENPNGRIYDRYTSTAYPGGDYNGLGNMPYAVFIRGGYAIHGTGQSNWPNLGKTASHGCIRLHPDNAFIFNRFVRAVGVAQAWVSVE from the coding sequence ATGAAAAACCTATTCATCTTAGTTCTCGCAACCTTTCAACTGAACGCATTCGCGGCTTTCCAGGAAAACCTTCTGGATGATTTGGACCCGAGGTCCCCGGATATTGAAGAAAGGTTACAAGAGTTTGATGAAGCGTATTTCAAGATGACTGGAAAATCTCCTTTTGTTGAATCAACCGAAAAAGGCGATTGTTATAGAAATGCTTGCCCGATATGGGCGAGAGTCAATCTTGCCGAACAATTCATGTATATTTATATTGATGGAGAGTTGAAATATCTCTGGCTCACATCAACCGGAAAACCTGGCTACAGAACCCCTTATCTTGACGAAAATCCCAACGGAAGAATTTATGATCGCTACACATCAACTGCTTATCCAGGAGGCGACTACAACGGACTAGGTAATATGCCTTATGCCGTCTTCATTAGAGGTGGTTACGCCATCCATGGAACCGGTCAATCAAACTGGCCTAATCTCGGTAAAACAGCTTCACATGGCTGTATTAGACTTCATCCAGATAATGCTTTTATATTTAATAGATTTGTAAGAGCTGTTGGTGTCGCCCAAGCTTGGGTGAGTGTCGAATAA